In a single window of the Solea senegalensis isolate Sse05_10M linkage group LG1, IFAPA_SoseM_1, whole genome shotgun sequence genome:
- the kif1ab gene encoding kinesin-like protein KIF1A isoform X6: MLLTILISVSHYLPVQEYVVCVCVCVSPQGSPAVPPDHTPTCIMAAASVKVAVRVRPFNSREIGKDSKCIIQMTGNTTTILNPKQPKENKSFNFDYSYWSHTTPEDINYASQMQVYRDIGEEMLLHAFEGYNVCIFAYGQTGAGKSYTMMGRQEQDQQGIIPLLCEDLFTKINGSNNDNNMSYSVEVSYMEIYCERVRDLLNPKNKGNLRVREHPLMGPYVEDLSKLAVTSYNDIQDLMDSGNKARTVAATNMNETSSRSHAVFNIIFTQKKRDMETDNSSEKVSKISLVDLAGSERADSTGAKGTRLKEGANINKSLTTLGKVISALAEQDSAPNKNKKKKKVENFIPYRDSVLTWLLRENLGGNSRTAMVAALSPADINYDETLSTLRYADRAKQIRCNAVINEDPNNRLVRELKEEVARLKDLLYAQGLGDIIENLCDYKNFVNNRQAVDQRGDLSTVTHAMTGMSPSPSISALSSRAGSITNLHDRIFSPASEETIERLKETEKIIAELNETWEEKLRRTEAIRMEREALLAEMGVAMREDGGTLGVFSPKKTPHLVNLNEDPLMSECLLYYIKDGTTKVGRENAKSRQDIVLSGHFIKDEHCTFSSTIGPQGEGCVILEPCEGSETYVNGKRVTSPIVLRSGNRIIMGKSHVFRFNDPEQARLERERTPCAETPVEPVDWAFAQRELLEKQGIDMKQEMEQRLQELEDQYRKEREEASNLLEQQRLDYESKLEALQKQVDSRYLESPEEEEEPEEEVPWTEHETELALWAFRKWRFYQFTSLRDLLWGNAIFLKEANAISVELKKKVQFQFVLLTDTLYSPLPPDLLPPCVAKERESRPFPQTIVAVEVQDQKNGATHYWTLEKLRQRLDLMREMYDRAAELPSSAVEDCDHALTGGDPFYDRFPWFRLVGRAFVYLSNLLYPVPLVHRVAIVSEKGEVKGFLRVAVQAISADEEAPDYGSGVRQSGTAKISFEDKHFEKFQTETCPGVMSHSNTLQEELRIVEGEGQNAEMGISVDEVNNNTCEGKRATLESPSSPSKSLGLGLDLPLDLSPERALTHLRIGSTFTFRVTVLQASSISAEYADIFCQFNFIHRHDEAFSTEPLKNTGRGPPLGFYHVQNITVEVTKSFVEYIKTQPIVFEVFGHYQKQPFPPLCKDLISPLRPSRRQFPRVMPLSKPVPATKLSTLTRSTAGPCHAKYDLMVFFEICELEANGDYIPAVVDHRSGMPCHGTYLLHQGIQRRITVTIAHETGNDIEWKEVKELVIGRIRNTPEADETIIDPNILSLNILSSGYFWPKHDDKTFYRFEAAWDSSMHNSLLLNRVTPYREKIYITLSAYLEMENCTQPTVITKDFCMVFYSRDTKLPASRSIRNLFSTGCLRPSESNRVTGVYEVTLCHVADNGSPGMQRRRRRVLDTSVAYVRGEENLAGWRPRSDSLILDHQWELEKLSLLQEVEKTRHYLLLREKLEATLQAGQEVLYKSSDISDFAKSPVLSHSPSSSLTPESPNQRQRELAAKCLRLLMHTFNREYSQVSSSASESKLSEMSASLRRDSSSSGLSTLTPSSTCPSLVEGHYDFRHTEPCSEASTPDLDPYSPVDRKKALRGYSFVPDIQEIRVSPIVSKKGYLHFLEPHTSGWVKRYVVVRRPYVYLYRSERDSVERAVINLSSAKVEYSEDKQTLLRTPNTFAVCTEHRGILLQAANDKEMHDWLYAFNPLLAGTIRSKLSRRKSVQSVPSAQRM, encoded by the exons ATGTTGCTGACAATTCTAATAAGTGTTTCTCATTATCTGCCTGTGCAGGAGTacgttgtctgtgtgtgtgtgtgtgtgtcgccacAAGGATCTCCAGCTGTTCCCCCTGATCACACACCCACCTGCATCATGGCAGCGGCGTCGGTGAAAGTCGCTGTGAGGGTTCGACCCTTTAACTCCAGAGAGATTGGGAAGGATAGTAAATGCATCATTCAGATGACGGGGAACACCACAA caatccTGAATCCAAAACagccaaaagaaaacaagagctTTAACTTTGACTATTCTTACTGGTCCCACACTACG CCAGAGGACATCAACTATGCGTCCCAGATGCAAGTGTACAGGGACATTGGAGAGGAGATGCTGCTCCATGCCTTTGAAGGCTACAACGTTTGCATATTTGCATATGGCCAGACAGGAGCAGGCAAAAGCTATACCATGATGGGACGACAGGAGCAGGACCAACAAGGAATCATTCCTCTG CTGTGCGAGGACCTCTTCACCAAAATCAATGGCAgcaataatgacaacaacatgTCTTACTCTGTGGAG GTGAGTTACATGGAGATTTACTGTGAGCGTGTGCGTGACCTGCTGAACCCCAAAAACAAAGGCAACCTGCGGGTCAGAGAGCATCCACTGATGGGACCCTATGTTGAAGATTTATCAAAACTAGCCGTCACCTCCTACAACGACATCCAGGACCTGATGGACTCTGGGAATAAAGCCAG GACTGTGGCTGCTACCAACATGAATGAGACCAGCAGTCGCTCCCACGCCGTCTTCAACATCATCTTCACACAGAAGAAACGCGACATGGAGACGGACAACAGTTCAGAAAAG GTCAGTAAGATCAGTCTGGTGGACTTGGCCGGCAGCGAGAGAGCCGACTCAACCGGAGCTAAAGGGACCAGACTGAAG GAAGGAGCAAACATCAACAAGTCTTTAACCACTCTGGGCAAAGTTATTTCTGCTCTAGCTGAACag GACTCTGCACCAAACAAG aacaagaaaaagaagaaggttgAAAATTTTATTCCATACAGAGATTCAGTCCTGACTTGGCTACTGAGGGAGAACTTAG gAGGAAACTCTCGCACTGCTATGGTGGCTGCCCTCAGCCCGGCTGATATCAACTATGATGAAACCCTTAGTACACTCCG GTACGCTGACCGCGCCAAACAGATTCGCTGCAATGCTGTGATCAACGAGGACCCCAACAACCGGCTGGTGCGTGAGCTGAAGGAGGAGGTGGCTCGACTCAAGGACCTGCTGTACGCACAGGGTCTGGGAGACATCATAGAGA ACCTGTGCGATTATAAGAACTTTGTAAATAATCGCCAGGCTGTCGATCAAAGGGGTGATCTCTCCACAGTGACACACGCCATGACAGGAATGAGCCCGTCTCCCTCCATTTCGGCCCTGTCCAGCCGTGCCGGCTCCATCACCAACCTTCATGATCGCATCTTCAGCCCGGCCAGTGAAGAGACCATCGAGAGGCTCAAG GAAACTGAGAAAATCATTGCTGAGCTCAATGAAACCTGGGAGGAGAAGCTGCGTCGTACGGAGGCCATTCGCATGGAGAG AGAGGCCCTGCTGGCTGAGATGGGTGTTGCCATGAGAGAAGACGGAGGCACCTTGGGTGTCTTCTCCCCGAAAAAG ACGCCTCACCTGGTGAACCTGAACGAAGACCCACTGATGTCTGAGTGTCTTCTCTATTACATTAAAGATGGCACTACAAA GGTTGGCCGTGAAAATGCCAAGAGTCGCCAAGACATTGTTCTCAGTGGCCATTTCATCAAAGATGAGCACTGCACATTCAGCAGCACCATAGGCCCTCAGGGAGAAG GATGTGTCATCCTTGAGCCATGCGAGGGATCAGAGACATATGTCAATGGGAAGAGAGTGACCTCACCTATTGTTCTGCGATCAG GGAATCGAATCATAATGGGAAAGAGCCACGTGTTTCGCTTCAACGACCCAGAGCAGGCTCGCCTGGAGCGAGAGAGGACGCCGTGCGCTGAGACGCCCGTGGAACCCGTCGACTGGGCCTTTGCTCAGAGAGAGCTGCTGGAGAAACAAGGCATCGACATGAAGCAGGAGATGGAGCAGAG GCTTCAGGAACTGGAGGATCAGTACCgtaaagaaagagaggaagccaGTAACCTGCTAGAACAGCAGAGACTG GACTATGAAAGTAAACTGGAGGCTCTTCAGAAACAGGTGGACTCTCGGTACCTGGAGTcacctgaggaagaggaggagcctgaaGAGGAAG TGCCTTGGACAGAGCATGAGACCGAGTTGGCTCTGTGGGCTTTCAGAAAGTGGCGTTTCTATCAGTTCACCTCTCTCAGAGATCTGCTTTGGGGCAATGCCATCTTTCTCAAGGAGGCCAACGCTATAAGCgtggagctgaagaagaag GTTCAGTTCCAGTTTGTCTTGTTGACGGACACTCTCTACTCCCCGTTGCCTCCTGACCTGCTGCCACCCTGTGTGGCCAAGGAGCGAGAAAGCAGACCTTTCCCTCAGACAATAGTGGCTGTGGAGGTGCAGGATCAGAAGAATGGAGCAACGCATTACTGGACTCTAGAGAAACTCAG ACAGAGGCTGGACCTGATGAGAGAAATGTATGACCGTGCTGCAGAACTCCCCAGCAGTGCTGTGGAGGACTGCGACCACGCCCTGACCGGAGGCGACCCCTTCTATGATCGCTTCCCCTGGTTCCGTCTTGTCGGCAG GGCTTTTGTGTACCTGAGTAACTTGCTGTACCCAGTACCACTGGTGCATCGTGTGGCCATTGTCAGTGAGAAAGGGGAAGTGAAAGGCTTCCTCAGAGTTGCTGTGCAGGCCATCTCAG CTGATGAGGAGGCCCCTGATTATGGCTCTGGTGTGAGGCAGTCTGGCACTGCCAAAATCTCCTTTGAAGACAAACATTTTGAGAAG TTCCAGACAGAGACGTGTCCTGGTGTTATGTCGCACTCCAACACCTTGCAGGAGGAGCTGAGAATTGTGGAGGGAGAAGGACAAAATGCTGAGATGGGAATCTCTGTGGACgaagtcaacaacaacacttgtgAAGGcaagaggg CCACACTGGAGTCTCCTAGCAGCCCATCCAAGAGTTTAGGTCTGGGTCTGGATCTTCCTCTGGACCTCTCTCCAGAGAGAGCGCTGACCCACCTGAGGATTGGCAGCACCTTTACCTTCAGAGTCACCGTCTTACAGGCATCCAGCATCTCAGCAGAGTATGCCGACATCTTCTGCCAGTTCAA TTTCATCCACCGTCATGACGAGGCTTTCTCCACGGAACCCCTGAAGAACACAGGCAGAGGACCTCCGCTTGGTTTCTACCACGTACAAAAT ATCACAGTGGAGGTGACCAAGTCTTTTGTGGAGTACATAAAGACTCAGCCAATCGTCTTTGAGGTGTTTGGTCATTATCAGAAACAACCCTTCCCTCCACTCTGCAAAGACCTGATCAG TCCACTGAGACCTTCCAGGAGACAGTTCCCCAGGGTGATGCCCTTATCCAAACCAG TGCCAGCCACAAAGCTCAGCACTTTGACTCGCTCCACTGCGGGACCATGCCACGCCAAATATGACCTCATGGTCTTCTTTGAGATCTGCGAGCTGGAGGCCAACGGGGA CTACATACCTGCTGTTGTTGACCACAGAAGTGGGATGCCCTGTCATGGCACGTACCTCTTACATCAG GGCATTCAGAGGAGGATCACAGTCACCATTGCTcatgaaacaggaaatgacatagAGTGGAAAGAGGTGAAAGAGCTGGTCATTG gTCGCATTCGAAACACACCAGAGGCCGATGAGACCATCATAGACCCCAACATTCTTTCCCTCAACATCCTGTCGTCTGGATACTTCTGGCCTAAGCATGATGACAA AACGTTCTACCGGTTTGAGGCAGCGTGGGACAGTTCCATGCACAACTCTCTGCTCTTGAACAGAGTCACTCCCTACAGGGAGAAGATCTACATCACACTCTCTGCTTATTTGGag ATGGAGAACTGCACACAACCGACAGTGATCACCAAAGATTTTTGCATGGTTTTTTACTCTCGCGACACAAAGCTGCCGGCCTCTCGCTCCATCAGAAATCTCTTCAGCACTGGCTGCCTCCGTCCCTCTGAGAG TAACCGTGTCACAGGAGTTTATGAAGTCACTCTCTGTCACGTGGCAGACAATGGAAGTCCAg GCATGCAGCGCCGCCGCAGGCGTGTGCTGGATACTTCGGTGGCGTACGTCCGAGGAGAGGAGAACCTGGCTGGATGGAGGCCTCGCAGTGACAGTCTCATCCTTGACCACCAGTGGGAGCTGGAGAAACTCAGCTTACTGCAGGAG GTGGAGAAGACCCGACACTACCTGCTGCTGAGGGAGAAGCTGGAGGCGACTCTGCAGGCCGGACAGGAAGTGCTGTATAAAAGCAGTGACATCAGCGACTTCGCAAAGAGTCCCGTCCTCAGCCACAGTCCGAGCAGCAGCCTCACCCCCGAGAGCCCCAACCAGAGGCAGAGGGAGCTGGCGGCCAAG tGTTTGCGTCTGCTGATGCACACCTTCAACAGAGAGTACAGCCAGGTGAGCAGCAGTGCCAGTGAGAGCAAG ctgtCTGAGATGTCTGCATCTTTAAGGAGGGACTCATCATCGTCTGGACTGAGCACGCTTACTCCGTCCTCTACCTGCCCATCACTGGTCGAAGGACACTATGACTTTAG GCATACTGAACCCTGTTCCGAGGCGTCAACTCCAGATCTGGACCCGTACAGCCCAGTGGACAGAAAGAAAGCTCTCAGAGGATACAGCTTTGTACCTGACATACAGGAAATACGTGTCAG CCCCATTGTGTCAAAGAAGGGCTACTTGCATTTCCTTGAGCCCCACACCAGTGGCTGGGTGAAGCGTTACGTGGTGGTGCGCAGGCCCTACGTCTACCTGTACCGcagcgagagagacagtgtgGAGAGAGCCGTCATCAACCTGTCCTCGGCAAAGGTGGAATACAGTGAGGACAAACAAACCTTACTACGG ACTCCCAACACGTTTGCTGTGTGCACTGAACATCGCGGGATCCTGCTGCAGGCTGCCAATGACAAAGAGATGCATGACTGGCTGTATGCTTTCAACCCTCTGTTAGCAGGGACTATCAG GTCAAAGCTCTCTCGGAGAAAGTCGGTGCAGTCGGTTCCGTCTGCTCAGAGGATGTGA